The stretch of DNA CGCGGCCACGTATGCGCAGTCCAGCGCCGCACTGCCCAGGCGCCGGATGGCCTGCGCTTCCTTGAGAAAGGCGATGAAGCGCTCATAGCAGTAATTGGGATTTTCCCTGATGTTATACGGAAATCCCGTGACCAGCATCGACGTTTCGACGCGATCGGCGTCCGACACGTGTATGCGTTCATCGTTGAGGAAGGCGCCACCGCCGCGCGTGGCATGAAACAGTTCATCGCGCATCGGATCGTAGATGACGCCGACGATGATGCTTCCCTCGAACTCCACGGCAATGGAAATGCTGAAAATGGGAAACGCATGGGTGAAGTTCGTCGTGCCGTCAAGAGGATCGATGATCCAGCGGTACGGCGCGTCGCCCGCATGTGCGCCGCTTTCTTCGCCGAGAATCGCATGATCCGGCCAATCGGCCAGGATGCGCCTGACGATGCTCGCTTCCGCATTGCGGTCGGCTTCCGTCACCAGGTTGAACTGCTGATTGTTTTTGACCTCGATATGCCGCAGGTCGCCGAGATGATGCAGAAGAATCTCTCCCGCCTCCCGCGCTGCCGCTCTCGCAGTCTGCAATATGTCATTCTGTACAAGTGTCATCAGTCAGGTAAAATACGGAACATCGGGGTAAAACCGTAAAGAGGGCCGCTGTCGGCATCCGTGATTACCGCATGTGCCCTGCTGCGGCCCGCTTGAGACCCCGATTGCATCGGGATCGCGGGAGTCGCCGATTGCATCGGCGACGCAGGAGGCTGACGCCGCCCGAGCGTTCCGCCCGGCGGAACTCACGCGCCGTACTCGGCACAATACCCCCCCCCTGTACACTGAGCATCTGATTCACTATTTTAATCGGGAACGCAAACACTCTACCATCAGAAGGTATGCAGATATGAAGATAGGGGTGCTTACGGGCGGCGGCGACTGCCCCGGCCTGAATCCTGTTATTCGCGCTGTCGTGCGCACGTCACTGAAACTCGGTCATGAAACCATCGGCTTCCGCCACGGCTGGAAGGGCGTTGTTGAAAACATCACCATGCCGCTGGGACGCGAAGAGGTCAGCGGAATTTTACACCGCGGCGGCACGATACTCGGCACATCACGTACGAATGTCTATAAAATGGAGAACGGCGAGCAGAAGGCGCTCGAAACGTTCG from bacterium encodes:
- a CDS encoding inositol monophosphatase; translated protein: MTLVQNDILQTARAAAREAGEILLHHLGDLRHIEVKNNQQFNLVTEADRNAEASIVRRILADWPDHAILGEESGAHAGDAPYRWIIDPLDGTTNFTHAFPIFSISIAVEFEGSIIVGVIYDPMRDELFHATRGGGAFLNDERIHVSDADRVETSMLVTGFPYNIRENPNYCYERFIAFLKEAQAIRRLGSAALDCAYVAAGRLDGFWEVSLQPWDKAAGELLVEEAGGRVSGFEGQKHDIYELPFLASNGRIHDEMLRVLEEAKSLSITVNRRG